A single Garra rufa chromosome 9, GarRuf1.0, whole genome shotgun sequence DNA region contains:
- the cd4-1 gene encoding CD4-1 molecule, whose translation MMLCWILISLYVGFIKAQESPIVIYAQVGGIVTLPRYTVKENAENVYVNWYRGLDENPTISRNPQSGIQKGREMKTHANLLEDFSLQISPVQDSDFEIWRCVQHVLMATSERTYKLYHVTIPKVPAVLVGASLSLECKVDSSSVNPTVTWIPPENDCNLSKLKTETINIEAVSWCHSGLWTCNLKYGNNRRETKATTTVSVIDFSLFPDTIYTSSLSSYSTVDIPCSLYSKIPWSVLNETGLSGGSWSFTPLSDPKSTQSLLSLSVDPVVRWDVVKGTDSIPTVEGRELKDQDLSIRNLRVSEKIRGVYNCSLMFKSKTLSRKVTVEVLKVSSSGGSRLYEGQSVNLTCTLGHQHTSDLEVKWNCSSCSIFSSLKTHPSTLFIPEVKVKDSGKYTCELWKKGAKLTSAVLSLKIERAPVNIWLWVAIIGGVVGFILLLVIVIICIRRHRQMMMYRRRKTKFCCCKTPQQNQKGFYKT comes from the exons ATGATGTTGTGTTGGATACTAATATCGCTGTACGTTGGATTTATTAAAGCGCAAG AAAGCCCAATAGTAATTTATGCACAGGTAGGAGGGATTGTTACCCTGCCGAGATATACGGTAAaagaaaatgcagaaaatgtttACGTGAACTGGTACCGCGGGTTAGACGAAAATCCAACTATCAGCAGGAATCCTCAGAGCGGGATCCAAAAGG GGAGAGAAATGAAGACACATGCCAATCTGTTGGAAGATTTCTCTCTCCAAATCTCACCAGTACAGGATTCTGATTTTGAAATTTGGCGCTGTGTACAACATGTATTAATGGCTACTTCAGAAAGGACCTACAAACTTTACCATG TCACTATACCCAAAGTGCCGGCTGTGCTGGTTGGTGCCTCTCTGTCTCTGGAGTGTAAAGTGGACTCTAGTTCAGTTAATCCCACAGTAACATGGATTCCACCTGAAAATGACTGTAATCTGAGTAAACTTAAAACAGAGACAATTAACATCGAAGCTGTGTCTTGGTGTCATAGTGGTCTTTGGACATGCAATTTGAAGTATGGTAATAATAGGAGAGAAACCAAAGCAACAACAACTGTTTCTGTAATAG ACTTCTCCCTCTTTCCAGATACTATTTATACTTCATCCTTGTCCTCATACTCTACAGTCGACATTCCTTGTTCCTTGTATTCTAAGATTCCCTGGTCAGTCTTGAATGAAACTGGCCTCAGCGGTGGTAGCTGGAGCTTCACTCCTCTCAGCGACCCGAAGTCAACACAATCTCTCCTCAGCCTCAGCGTTGATCCGGTGGTCAGATGGGATGTGGTAAAGGGCACAGACAGTATACCTACCGTTGAGGGAAGAGAGTTGAAGGACCAGGATCTATCGATTCGCAATCTGCGTGTATCAGAGAAGATCAGGGGGGTTTACAACTGTAGCCTGATGTTCAAAAGCAAGACTCTCAGCAGAAAAGTCACAGTGGAGGTTCTGAAGG TTTCCTCTTCCGGAGGTTCTCGATTATATGAAGGCCAGAGTGTGAATCTGACATGCACATTGGGACATCAACATACCTCCGACCTCGAGGTGAAATGGAATTGCTCGTCCTGCTCCATTTTTTCCAGTCTCAAGACTCATCCATCTACTCTGTTCATCCCTGAAGTGAAAGTGAAGGACAGTGGGAAATATACATGTGAGCTCTGGAAAAAAGGGGCAAAGCTGACATCTGCTGTGCTATCATTAAAGATTG AGAGAGCTCCAGTGAATATCTGGCTTTGGGTTGCTATTATCGGTGGAGTCGTGGGCTTCATCTTGCTCCTTGTGATTGTCATCATATGCATTCGCAGGCACAGACAG ATGATGATGTACAGACGACGCAAAACCAAATTCTGCTGCTGCAAAAC TCCCCAGCAGAATCAAAAGGGATTCTACAAGACGTGA